The following are encoded together in the Methylorubrum sp. B1-46 genome:
- a CDS encoding Crp/Fnr family transcriptional regulator, with the protein MTLDNEVTSLRQVPLFREVEPSRLKLLAFTSERVHFEAGQTFFARGEAADAAYLILEGSAAVSIDGPMGPVRLALLGPNALLGEMGILADQPRSATVIADTPTTALRIDRDVFIELLAQFPQIGIAVMRELALRLEQTNQRLAERIGNA; encoded by the coding sequence ATGACCCTCGACAACGAGGTGACGTCGCTACGGCAGGTGCCGTTGTTTCGCGAGGTCGAGCCGTCGCGTCTCAAGCTTCTCGCATTCACCAGTGAGCGGGTGCATTTCGAGGCGGGACAGACCTTCTTCGCGCGCGGCGAGGCCGCCGACGCCGCCTACCTCATCCTCGAAGGGTCCGCCGCCGTCTCGATCGATGGTCCGATGGGGCCCGTGCGCCTCGCCCTGCTCGGGCCCAACGCCCTCCTCGGCGAGATGGGTATCCTGGCCGATCAGCCGCGCTCGGCGACCGTGATCGCCGACACGCCCACGACCGCCCTGCGGATCGACCGCGACGTGTTCATCGAGCTGCTCGCCCAGTTTCCGCAGATCGGCATCGCCGTGATGCGTGAACTCGCGCTGCGCCTGGAGCAGACCAATCAGCGCTTGGCCGAGCGGATCGGCAACGCCTGA
- a CDS encoding VOC family protein, giving the protein MPETETQLVDEAGAAIATLAPAIHLDHCVIHVSDWERATAFYRDVLQAEVIPFGKGVVFRFGGVQLNVHGPGQIGTPRAREPVMPGGSELCFRWSGTIEEAMAHLAAHGVTVELGPVERKGAAGQGVSVYFRDPDGSLMEFITYPTP; this is encoded by the coding sequence ATGCCCGAGACCGAGACCCAACTCGTCGACGAGGCTGGCGCCGCGATCGCGACGCTGGCGCCGGCGATCCATCTCGACCATTGCGTCATCCACGTCTCCGATTGGGAGCGCGCGACGGCCTTTTACCGGGACGTCTTGCAAGCCGAGGTGATCCCCTTCGGCAAAGGCGTGGTGTTTCGCTTCGGCGGCGTTCAACTCAACGTGCACGGCCCCGGCCAGATCGGCACGCCGCGCGCCCGCGAGCCCGTCATGCCCGGCGGCAGCGAGCTGTGCTTTCGCTGGTCCGGCACGATCGAGGAGGCGATGGCGCATCTCGCCGCCCACGGCGTCACGGTCGAGCTGGGTCCGGTCGAGCGCAAAGGCGCGGCGGGGCAGGGCGTGAGCGTCTACTTTCGCGATCCGGACGGCTCCCTCATGGAGTTCATCACCTATCCGACGCCCTGA
- a CDS encoding DUF3096 domain-containing protein: protein MTITISHLQPIIAILAGILILIAPRLLNYIVAIYLIVVGLIGLGVLRHFS from the coding sequence ATGACCATCACCATCTCGCACCTTCAGCCGATCATCGCGATCCTGGCGGGTATCTTGATACTGATCGCGCCGCGGCTGCTGAACTACATCGTCGCGATCTATTTGATCGTCGTCGGGCTGATCGGTCTGGGTGTCCTGCGCCATTTCTCGTGA
- a CDS encoding general stress protein, which yields MASGNSTSKRGFASMNIERQREIASKGGRSVPAEKRSFSQDRELASSAGRKGGQSTGRTGEA from the coding sequence ATGGCATCTGGTAATTCCACCTCGAAGCGAGGTTTCGCTTCCATGAATATCGAACGGCAGCGCGAGATCGCCAGTAAGGGGGGTCGTTCGGTGCCCGCCGAGAAGCGGTCTTTCTCGCAAGATCGTGAATTGGCCTCTTCGGCCGGCCGCAAGGGCGGTCAATCGACGGGCCGCACGGGCGAGGCTTAA
- a CDS encoding MgtC/SapB family protein encodes MLGNGEMVARLVLAGAMGSVIGFERERLLWAAGLRTHMLVCVGACLFMIVSAFGFSDVLGQKDVVLDPSRVAAQVVSGIGFLGAGTILLRGEVVKGLTTAASLWAVAAIGLAVGGGLYVAAIAATVLVVGILAGVKPIEERWRDRLHSRALHLTVKAGSLSIDTLQAVTGERASRVRQFVVRPGGEEGVEEVTIAFVRLSQTSVAAIAERLRQNPSVLSVRLGSAM; translated from the coding sequence ATGCTCGGCAACGGAGAGATGGTGGCGCGCCTCGTGCTCGCCGGCGCCATGGGCAGCGTGATCGGCTTCGAGCGGGAGCGGCTGCTTTGGGCCGCGGGCCTGCGCACGCACATGCTGGTCTGCGTCGGCGCCTGCCTCTTCATGATCGTCTCGGCCTTCGGCTTCTCCGACGTGCTCGGGCAGAAGGATGTGGTGCTCGATCCCTCGCGCGTGGCCGCGCAGGTCGTCTCCGGCATCGGCTTCCTCGGCGCGGGCACGATCCTGCTGCGCGGCGAAGTCGTGAAGGGGCTCACCACCGCCGCGAGCCTGTGGGCGGTGGCGGCAATCGGGCTTGCCGTCGGCGGCGGCCTCTACGTCGCGGCGATCGCCGCGACCGTGCTCGTCGTCGGCATCCTCGCGGGGGTGAAGCCGATCGAGGAACGCTGGCGCGACCGGCTGCACAGCCGCGCGCTCCACCTCACCGTGAAGGCCGGCAGCCTCTCGATCGACACCCTGCAGGCCGTCACCGGCGAGCGCGCCTCGCGGGTGCGCCAATTCGTGGTACGCCCCGGCGGTGAAGAGGGCGTCGAGGAGGTGACGATCGCCTTCGTGCGGCTGTCGCAGACGAGTGTCGCGGCCATCGCCGAACGCCTACGGCAGAACCCCTCGGTTCTCAGCGTCCGCCTCGGCTCGGCGATGTGA
- the lgt gene encoding prolipoprotein diacylglyceryl transferase — protein sequence MPPLLALPFPAIDPVAVSIGPVEIKWYALSYIAGLVGGWFYARRLVAADSLWGVVKRPTLTDIDDLIVWVALGVVLGGRIGYVLFYNLPLYLDHPMEILAIRNGGMSFHGGFLGAILALLLFARGRRLNGYTMLDIAAVVVPVGLFFGRIANFVNGELWGRAAPDFPYAVVFPTGGDVPRYPSQLFEAATEGLLLFVVMAWAVRRFGFRKPGLLGGIFVLGYALARTFCEFFREPDRQLGFLFGQDVNALGGGVTMGMLLCVPMALVGLVYIVLAARGVTRPRQTGPEIQAEAGQI from the coding sequence ATGCCGCCGCTTCTCGCCCTCCCCTTCCCGGCCATCGATCCGGTCGCGGTCTCGATCGGACCCGTCGAGATCAAGTGGTACGCCCTGTCCTACATCGCGGGGCTCGTCGGCGGCTGGTTCTACGCGCGCCGGCTGGTGGCGGCGGATTCGCTCTGGGGCGTGGTTAAGCGGCCGACGCTCACCGACATCGACGACCTGATCGTCTGGGTCGCGCTCGGTGTCGTGCTCGGCGGGCGGATCGGCTACGTGCTGTTCTACAACCTGCCGCTGTATCTTGATCATCCGATGGAGATCCTGGCGATCCGCAACGGCGGCATGTCGTTCCACGGCGGGTTCCTCGGCGCGATCCTGGCGCTGCTGCTCTTCGCCCGCGGGCGCAGGCTCAACGGTTATACGATGCTCGACATCGCCGCCGTGGTGGTGCCGGTCGGCCTGTTCTTCGGGCGCATCGCCAACTTCGTGAACGGCGAGCTGTGGGGCCGCGCCGCGCCGGACTTTCCCTACGCCGTCGTCTTCCCCACCGGAGGCGACGTGCCGCGCTACCCGAGCCAGCTCTTCGAGGCGGCTACCGAAGGGCTGTTGCTGTTCGTCGTCATGGCGTGGGCGGTGCGCCGCTTCGGCTTCCGCAAGCCGGGCCTGCTCGGCGGCATCTTCGTGCTCGGCTACGCGCTGGCGCGCACCTTCTGCGAGTTCTTCCGCGAGCCGGACCGGCAGCTCGGCTTCCTCTTCGGTCAGGACGTCAACGCGCTCGGCGGCGGCGTCACCATGGGAATGCTGCTCTGCGTGCCGATGGCACTGGTCGGCCTCGTCTACATCGTGCTCGCCGCCCGCGGCGTGACGCGGCCCCGGCAGACCGGGCCGGAGATCCAGGCCGAAGCCGGGCAGATCTGA
- a CDS encoding cell wall hydrolase → MRTRRVRGLGLGPRWIVSAVVPWMLASGLLVSFTATAGTDATLGADRLSERDGAVTGALVASTSWSPDVIDAGLVAPGAPHEAEPGENGLPALADSDGATPATPRAVALSSVTPAPADATPIEVAASNLSLPGFSARLDRGPSALDPQMSAPEAKSHYADLINPDAMDREQRCLAEAVYFEARSEPEEGQAAVAQVVLNRVKSGLYPSSVCGVVYQNRHRFMGCQFSFACEGKSLRITDAESWRSATRVASAVIEGKTYVSEVGGATHYHADYVRPGWSRRLKRKDMIGRHIFYQLKPNQT, encoded by the coding sequence GTGCGTACGAGGCGCGTTCGAGGCCTGGGCCTTGGCCCCCGCTGGATCGTCTCGGCCGTGGTGCCGTGGATGCTGGCGAGCGGTTTGCTGGTTTCCTTTACCGCCACCGCGGGCACCGATGCGACGCTTGGGGCCGATCGACTCTCGGAGCGCGATGGTGCGGTCACCGGCGCGCTGGTGGCCTCGACCTCGTGGAGTCCCGACGTCATCGATGCCGGACTCGTGGCCCCCGGCGCGCCCCATGAGGCCGAGCCGGGGGAGAACGGCCTCCCTGCTCTCGCCGACTCGGACGGCGCCACCCCCGCCACGCCCCGTGCCGTCGCCCTGTCCTCGGTCACGCCGGCGCCCGCCGACGCGACCCCGATCGAGGTTGCCGCGTCGAATCTCTCTCTGCCCGGCTTCTCGGCCCGGCTCGACCGTGGCCCCTCCGCTCTCGATCCGCAGATGTCGGCGCCGGAAGCCAAGTCCCACTACGCCGACCTGATCAACCCGGATGCGATGGACCGCGAGCAGCGCTGCCTCGCCGAGGCCGTCTATTTCGAAGCCCGCAGCGAGCCCGAGGAGGGACAGGCGGCGGTCGCCCAAGTGGTGCTGAACCGCGTCAAGAGCGGGCTCTATCCGTCCTCGGTCTGCGGCGTCGTCTACCAGAACCGCCATCGCTTCATGGGTTGCCAGTTCTCGTTCGCTTGCGAGGGCAAGTCCCTACGGATCACCGATGCGGAATCCTGGCGCAGCGCCACCCGCGTCGCCAGCGCGGTGATTGAGGGAAAGACCTATGTCAGCGAAGTCGGCGGCGCGACCCACTACCACGCCGACTACGTGCGCCCCGGCTGGTCCCGCCGGCTCAAGCGCAAGGACATGATCGGCCGGCATATCTTCTATCAGTTGAAGCCGAACCAGACGTAA
- a CDS encoding L,D-transpeptidase translates to MAAPKTAGTNAAGTAGFTPVRMATRRVMLAAFCLVPLAACQSSKPGPMAGGDDDAAWYIGTMPDKPFDVPLVDRSRIDPKYRRQEVAYNGPEAPGTIVVDIDKRQLALVQEGGTALQYGVGVGKAGFSWKGDARVGRKGVWPDWSPTTTMVSLNPGIERSRKGGIDNPLGARALYLYNGNRDTLFRIHGTNEPWSIGEQMSSGCVRMLNEDIVDLYERVPVGARVVVKRSGKYRV, encoded by the coding sequence ATGGCTGCCCCCAAGACTGCCGGCACGAATGCCGCCGGCACGGCCGGCTTCACCCCGGTTCGGATGGCGACCCGCCGCGTGATGCTCGCCGCGTTCTGCCTCGTCCCGCTTGCGGCCTGCCAATCGTCGAAGCCGGGTCCTATGGCCGGCGGCGATGATGATGCGGCCTGGTATATCGGCACGATGCCCGACAAGCCGTTCGACGTGCCGCTGGTCGACCGGTCGCGGATCGACCCGAAATACCGCCGCCAGGAGGTCGCCTATAACGGCCCCGAGGCGCCGGGGACGATCGTCGTCGACATCGACAAGCGCCAGCTCGCCCTGGTGCAGGAGGGCGGCACCGCGCTTCAATACGGCGTCGGCGTCGGCAAGGCCGGCTTCTCGTGGAAGGGGGACGCGCGGGTCGGCCGCAAGGGTGTGTGGCCGGACTGGAGCCCGACCACGACGATGGTCTCGCTCAATCCCGGGATCGAACGCTCGCGCAAGGGCGGCATCGACAACCCGCTCGGCGCGCGCGCGCTCTACCTCTACAATGGCAACCGTGACACGCTCTTCCGCATCCACGGCACCAACGAGCCCTGGAGCATCGGCGAGCAGATGTCTTCGGGCTGCGTGCGCATGCTCAACGAGGACATCGTCGATCTCTACGAGCGCGTGCCCGTCGGCGCCCGCGTGGTGGTCAAGCGCAGCGGCAAGTACCGCGTCTGA
- the ppdK gene encoding pyruvate, phosphate dikinase → MTKWVYSFGDGKAEGEASMRNLLGGKGANLAEMSNLGLPVPPGFTITTEVCTYYYQNGETYPAELADEVKAALDKVGALTGRRFGDADKPLLVSVRSGARASMPGMMDTVLNLGLNDATVEAMAKDADDERFAYDSYRRFITMYSNVVLGVEHHAFEEALEHYKEEKGLNLDTELKADDWKHLIGVYKKIVRDEHGSDFPQKPEDQLWGAIGAVFDSWMIPRAKKYRELNQIPESWGTAVNVQAMVFGNMGDTSATGVAFTRNPSTGESALYGEFLINAQGEDVVAGIRTPQDITEKARIEAKSDKPSMEKAMPESFAELTRIYGILEKHYRDMQDMEFTIERGKLWMLQTRNGKRTAKAALRIAVELAGEGLISRQEAIKRIEPGALDQLLHPTIDPNAERKVIATGLPASPGAAVGEIVFNSEAAEAAKKAERRCILVRIETSPEDIHGMHAAEGILTTRGGMTSHAAVVARGMGKPCVSGVGSIRIDYKAQTLTVGGVTLKAGDVITIDGSTGQVIQGEVKMLQPELSGDFAALMEWADAVRTMKVRTNADTPADARAARKFGAEGIGLCRTEHMFFEGDRIVAVREMILADDTEGRRAALAKILPYQRQDFVELFTIMSGLPVTIRLLDPPLHEFLPHTDEEIREVMSATGISEDKIRNRIRELSEHNPMLGFRGCRLAIAFPEIAEMQARAIFEAAVQAAKDTGAPVTSEVMVPLVFTRMEFDIVKARIDAMAKAVSEETGAKLDYQVGTMIELPRAALKAGEIAETAEFFSFGTNDLTQTALGISRDDAATFLGPYTQKGILSVDPFVSIDQEGVGELVKIGAERGRATRNGLKLGICGEHGGDPASIAFCQEVGLDYVSCSPFRVPIARLAAAQAALGKDA, encoded by the coding sequence ATGACGAAATGGGTCTATTCCTTCGGTGACGGCAAGGCCGAGGGCGAGGCGTCGATGCGCAACCTCCTCGGTGGCAAGGGGGCCAACCTCGCCGAGATGTCGAACCTCGGTCTCCCGGTACCCCCCGGCTTCACCATCACCACGGAAGTCTGCACCTACTACTACCAGAACGGCGAGACCTACCCGGCGGAGCTCGCCGACGAGGTGAAGGCTGCTCTGGACAAGGTGGGTGCGCTCACCGGCCGCCGCTTCGGCGATGCCGACAAGCCGCTGCTCGTCTCCGTCCGCTCCGGCGCTCGCGCTTCGATGCCGGGCATGATGGATACGGTGCTCAATCTCGGCCTGAACGACGCCACCGTCGAGGCGATGGCGAAGGACGCCGACGACGAGCGCTTCGCCTACGATTCCTACCGCCGCTTCATCACGATGTACTCGAACGTCGTTCTCGGCGTGGAGCATCACGCCTTCGAGGAGGCGCTGGAGCACTATAAGGAAGAGAAGGGCCTTAACCTCGACACCGAGCTGAAGGCCGACGACTGGAAGCACCTGATCGGCGTCTACAAGAAGATCGTCCGCGACGAGCACGGTTCGGACTTCCCGCAGAAGCCCGAGGACCAGCTCTGGGGCGCGATCGGCGCGGTGTTCGATTCCTGGATGATTCCGCGGGCCAAGAAGTACCGCGAGCTGAACCAGATTCCCGAGAGCTGGGGCACGGCCGTCAACGTCCAGGCCATGGTGTTCGGCAATATGGGCGACACCTCGGCCACGGGTGTGGCCTTCACCCGCAACCCTTCCACCGGCGAGAGCGCGCTCTACGGCGAGTTCCTCATCAACGCCCAAGGTGAGGACGTGGTGGCGGGCATCCGCACGCCGCAGGACATCACCGAGAAGGCCCGCATCGAGGCCAAGTCCGACAAGCCTTCGATGGAGAAGGCGATGCCCGAGAGCTTCGCCGAGCTTACGCGGATCTACGGGATCCTCGAAAAGCACTACCGCGACATGCAGGACATGGAGTTCACCATCGAGCGCGGTAAGCTCTGGATGCTTCAGACCCGCAACGGCAAGCGCACCGCCAAGGCGGCGCTGCGCATCGCCGTCGAGCTCGCGGGCGAGGGCCTGATCTCTCGGCAAGAGGCGATCAAGCGCATCGAGCCGGGCGCGCTCGATCAGCTCCTGCACCCGACCATCGACCCGAATGCCGAGCGCAAGGTCATCGCCACCGGCCTGCCGGCCTCGCCCGGCGCCGCGGTCGGCGAGATCGTGTTCAACTCGGAAGCCGCGGAAGCCGCCAAGAAGGCCGAGCGCCGCTGCATCCTCGTGCGCATCGAGACCTCGCCGGAAGACATCCACGGCATGCACGCCGCCGAGGGCATCCTCACGACCCGCGGCGGCATGACCAGCCACGCGGCGGTGGTCGCCCGCGGCATGGGCAAGCCCTGCGTCTCCGGCGTCGGCTCGATTCGGATCGACTACAAGGCGCAGACGCTGACCGTCGGCGGCGTCACGCTCAAGGCGGGCGACGTCATCACCATCGACGGCTCGACCGGCCAGGTGATCCAGGGCGAGGTCAAGATGCTCCAGCCGGAGCTGTCGGGCGACTTCGCCGCGCTGATGGAGTGGGCGGATGCGGTCCGTACCATGAAGGTGCGCACCAACGCCGACACCCCGGCCGACGCCCGCGCCGCCCGCAAGTTCGGTGCGGAAGGGATCGGCCTGTGCCGGACCGAGCACATGTTCTTCGAGGGCGACCGGATCGTGGCGGTGCGCGAGATGATCCTCGCCGACGACACCGAAGGCCGCCGCGCGGCCCTCGCCAAGATCCTCCCCTACCAGCGCCAGGACTTCGTCGAGCTGTTCACGATCATGTCGGGCCTGCCCGTCACGATCCGCCTGCTCGATCCGCCGCTGCACGAGTTCCTGCCGCACACGGATGAGGAGATCCGCGAGGTGATGTCGGCCACCGGCATCAGCGAGGACAAGATCCGCAACCGCATCCGCGAGCTCTCCGAGCACAACCCGATGCTCGGCTTCCGCGGCTGCCGGCTGGCCATCGCCTTCCCCGAGATCGCCGAGATGCAGGCCCGCGCGATCTTCGAGGCAGCGGTGCAGGCCGCCAAGGATACCGGCGCCCCGGTGACCTCGGAGGTGATGGTGCCGCTGGTGTTCACGCGGATGGAGTTCGACATCGTCAAGGCCCGCATCGATGCCATGGCCAAGGCCGTATCGGAGGAGACGGGCGCAAAGCTCGACTATCAGGTCGGCACGATGATCGAGCTGCCGCGCGCGGCGCTCAAAGCCGGCGAGATCGCGGAGACGGCCGAGTTCTTCTCCTTCGGCACCAACGATCTCACCCAGACCGCGCTCGGCATCTCCCGTGATGACGCCGCAACCTTCCTCGGACCCTACACCCAGAAGGGCATCCTCTCGGTCGATCCGTTCGTGTCGATCGATCAGGAAGGCGTGGGCGAACTCGTGAAGATCGGCGCCGAGCGCGGCCGCGCGACCCGCAACGGGCTCAAGCTCGGCATCTGCGGCGAGCACGGCGGCGATCCGGCCTCGATCGCCTTCTGCCAGGAAGTCGGGCTCGACTACGTCTCCTGCTCGCCCTTCCGCGTGCCGATCGCCCGCCTCGCCGCGGCCCAGGCGGCCCTCGGCAAGGATGCCTGA
- a CDS encoding class I SAM-dependent methyltransferase, translating to MTTEATPLFAVLAREIRADGPIGLDRYMALCLGHPLHGYYATRDPFGRSGDFVTAPEISQMFGELIGAWAAAVLSMMAPGERPCLVELGPGRGTLMADALRALRAAGADFDLHLVETSPTLRRIQAERLIDAAPTFHDSVASLPDAPLLVIANEFFDALPARQFVRTARGWCERRVGLTAEGDALAFGLDPEPDPRLTAEAPEGAVLTLPSQGLTVLRDLGRRLVARGGALLVIDYGGDRPGFGDTFQAVAGHRYADPLSRPGEADLTLHVDFGALARAAAAEGMAVHGPVTQRDFLLSLGLAARAERLQARATPDQARAIEAAVHRLTDPDPRGMGALFKVLCTSHPALAPLPALPPPS from the coding sequence GTGACGACAGAGGCGACGCCGCTCTTCGCGGTCCTGGCGCGGGAGATCCGCGCGGACGGGCCGATCGGCCTCGACCGCTACATGGCGCTTTGCCTCGGGCATCCGCTGCACGGCTACTACGCCACCCGCGATCCCTTCGGCCGGAGCGGCGACTTCGTCACCGCGCCGGAGATCAGCCAGATGTTCGGCGAGCTGATCGGCGCCTGGGCGGCGGCGGTCCTGTCGATGATGGCCCCCGGCGAGCGGCCCTGCCTCGTCGAACTCGGACCCGGCCGCGGCACGCTGATGGCCGACGCCCTGCGCGCGCTTCGCGCGGCCGGCGCTGACTTCGATCTCCACCTCGTCGAGACCAGTCCGACGTTGCGCCGGATCCAGGCGGAACGGCTCATCGATGCCGCGCCGACCTTCCACGATTCCGTGGCGAGCCTGCCCGACGCGCCGCTGCTCGTCATCGCCAACGAGTTCTTCGACGCCCTGCCCGCCCGCCAGTTCGTGCGGACGGCGCGCGGATGGTGCGAGCGCCGCGTCGGCCTGACCGCCGAAGGTGACGCCCTCGCCTTCGGCCTCGATCCGGAGCCCGACCCGCGGCTCACGGCGGAGGCGCCCGAGGGCGCGGTGCTGACTCTGCCGAGCCAGGGCCTCACGGTCCTGCGCGATCTCGGCCGCCGCCTCGTCGCCAGGGGCGGCGCCCTGCTCGTCATCGATTACGGCGGCGACCGGCCCGGTTTCGGCGACACGTTCCAAGCCGTCGCCGGGCATCGCTACGCCGATCCGCTGAGTCGGCCCGGCGAGGCGGACCTGACGCTGCACGTCGATTTCGGCGCGCTCGCCCGCGCGGCGGCTGCCGAGGGCATGGCCGTGCATGGCCCGGTGACGCAGCGCGACTTCCTCCTCTCGCTCGGGCTCGCCGCCCGCGCCGAGCGGCTGCAGGCCCGTGCCACGCCGGATCAGGCGCGGGCGATCGAGGCCGCCGTCCATCGCCTGACCGATCCCGATCCGCGCGGCATGGGCGCCCTGTTCAAGGTGCTCTGCACCAGTCATCCGGCACTGGCACCGTTGCCGGCACTGCCGCCCCCTTCCTGA
- a CDS encoding alpha-D-glucose phosphate-specific phosphoglucomutase, which translates to MASKRVPTSPYPDQKPGTSGLRKKVPVFRQPHYVQNFVQAIIDSIPDRKGATLVIGGDGRFYNEQVVQIALKIAAANGFGRVLVGQNGLLSTPAASCVIRKHGAVGGIVLSASHNPGGPEGDFGIKFNGPNGGPAPESVTAAIFERTKAIGDYRISDAPDLDLGRIGTSAIDGMTVEVIDPVADYAELMRTLFDFEALGKMFASGFRMRFDALSAVTGPYAKAILEGALGAAPGTVVNGEPKPDFGGHHPDPNPVHAHELFDLMHGPDAPDFGAASDGDGDRNMIVAPGLFVTPSDSLAILAAHAHRAPGYAGGLAGVARSMPTSRAVDRVAAALKIEAFETPTGWKFFGNLLDAGRITLCGEESAGTGSNHVREKDGLWAVLLWLNILAATGKPAQDLVRAHWAEFGRDYYTRHDYEEIDSAAAHRLMDGLRSKIASLPGTRIGGLTVKAADDFRYVDPVDGSVTEAQGVRVTFAEDARIVYRLSGTGTAGATLRVYIERYEAAPDRLEQPVAEVLAPVVAVARELADIERLTGRAEPSVVT; encoded by the coding sequence ATGGCCTCGAAGCGGGTTCCCACCAGCCCCTATCCGGACCAGAAGCCCGGCACCTCGGGCTTGCGCAAGAAGGTGCCCGTCTTCCGGCAGCCCCACTACGTCCAGAATTTCGTCCAGGCGATCATCGACTCCATCCCCGACCGCAAGGGCGCGACTCTGGTGATCGGCGGCGACGGACGCTTCTACAACGAGCAGGTCGTGCAGATCGCCCTCAAGATCGCCGCCGCCAACGGTTTCGGGCGTGTGCTGGTGGGGCAGAACGGCCTGCTCTCGACGCCCGCCGCCTCCTGCGTGATCCGCAAGCATGGGGCCGTCGGCGGAATCGTCCTCTCGGCGAGCCACAATCCCGGCGGGCCGGAGGGCGATTTCGGCATCAAGTTCAACGGCCCCAACGGCGGGCCGGCGCCCGAGAGCGTCACCGCCGCCATCTTCGAGCGCACCAAGGCGATCGGCGATTACCGCATCTCCGACGCGCCCGACCTCGATCTGGGCCGGATCGGCACGAGCGCGATCGACGGAATGACGGTCGAGGTGATCGATCCGGTCGCCGACTATGCCGAGCTGATGCGCACGCTGTTCGACTTCGAGGCGCTCGGCAAGATGTTCGCCTCCGGCTTTCGGATGCGGTTCGACGCGCTCTCGGCGGTCACCGGCCCCTACGCCAAGGCGATCCTGGAAGGGGCGCTCGGCGCGGCGCCCGGCACTGTGGTCAACGGCGAGCCCAAGCCCGATTTCGGCGGGCACCATCCCGATCCGAACCCGGTCCACGCGCACGAGTTGTTTGACCTGATGCACGGCCCCGACGCGCCGGATTTCGGCGCGGCCTCCGACGGGGACGGCGACCGCAACATGATCGTGGCGCCCGGCCTGTTCGTCACGCCGAGCGACAGCCTCGCCATCCTCGCCGCCCATGCCCACCGGGCGCCGGGCTACGCGGGCGGGCTTGCCGGCGTCGCCCGCTCGATGCCGACGAGCCGCGCGGTGGACCGTGTCGCCGCCGCGCTCAAGATCGAGGCGTTCGAGACCCCGACCGGGTGGAAGTTCTTCGGCAACCTTTTGGATGCCGGCCGCATCACCCTGTGCGGCGAGGAGAGCGCCGGCACCGGCTCGAACCACGTGCGCGAGAAGGACGGCCTGTGGGCGGTGTTGCTCTGGCTCAACATCCTGGCCGCGACCGGCAAGCCGGCGCAGGACCTTGTGCGGGCGCACTGGGCCGAGTTCGGTCGCGACTACTACACCCGGCACGATTACGAGGAGATCGATTCCGCCGCCGCCCACCGGCTGATGGACGGCTTGCGGTCGAAGATCGCTTCGCTGCCGGGCACCCGGATCGGCGGGCTGACGGTCAAGGCGGCGGACGATTTCCGCTACGTCGATCCGGTCGACGGATCGGTGACGGAGGCGCAGGGGGTGCGGGTCACCTTCGCGGAGGATGCGCGCATCGTCTACCGCCTGTCGGGGACCGGCACCGCCGGGGCGACGCTGCGCGTCTATATCGAGCGCTACGAGGCGGCGCCGGACCGGCTGGAACAGCCGGTGGCCGAGGTTCTCGCCCCCGTCGTCGCAGTGGCACGGGAACTCGCGGATATCGAACGACTCACCGGCCGCGCGGAGCCGAGCGTCGTGACGTGA
- a CDS encoding MarR family winged helix-turn-helix transcriptional regulator, with protein MSERQARPASSAEPVDPLRVWFRFIRLSRRVTAAVAGELRELGLSIPQFDVLSTLSEREGLTQQELAARLYVTKGNVSGLIDRLVEAGLVERRPIPGDRRSHALHLTPAGAEIAARGIAAQAAYVTRTLGQLDEAELQVFEDLVVKWRELARADTMVRERA; from the coding sequence ATGTCCGAGCGTCAAGCCCGTCCCGCGTCGAGCGCCGAACCCGTAGATCCCCTGCGGGTCTGGTTCCGGTTCATCCGTCTCAGTCGGCGCGTCACGGCTGCCGTGGCCGGCGAACTGAGAGAACTCGGCCTGTCGATCCCGCAATTCGACGTGCTGTCGACTTTGAGTGAGCGCGAAGGGCTGACGCAGCAGGAACTGGCGGCGCGTCTCTATGTCACGAAAGGCAATGTATCGGGTTTGATCGATCGTCTGGTCGAAGCCGGACTCGTCGAGCGCCGTCCGATTCCCGGTGATCGCCGTTCTCACGCGCTTCATCTCACGCCAGCGGGGGCTGAGATCGCAGCCCGAGGGATCGCCGCGCAGGCCGCCTATGTCACGCGAACCTTAGGCCAACTCGACGAGGCCGAACTCCAGGTATTCGAAGACCTCGTCGTCAAATGGCGCGAATTGGCACGTGCCGATACGATGGTCCGAGAGCGGGCATAA